From a single Paenibacillus sp. FSL R5-0345 genomic region:
- a CDS encoding DinB family protein, whose product MYKHIKDFAATWQNETEATMRTLEVLTDESLGQQITSDHRTLGRVAWHLVQTLHEMPSRTGLSFEGPGEDMPVPASAADIASVYKRTSQALLDAIQSSWKDENLLIMSDMYGDQWPNGLMLDILVKHEIHHRGQMTVLMRQAGLRVPDLYGPTKEQWAEYGALPPVI is encoded by the coding sequence ATGTATAAACACATTAAAGATTTTGCCGCAACTTGGCAGAATGAAACGGAAGCAACAATGCGGACACTGGAGGTGCTGACCGACGAGTCTCTTGGCCAACAGATAACAAGCGATCATAGAACGCTTGGACGTGTTGCATGGCACCTTGTACAGACGTTGCACGAAATGCCATCTCGGACGGGACTGTCTTTCGAAGGACCGGGTGAAGATATGCCGGTGCCAGCTTCGGCAGCAGACATCGCGTCAGTCTATAAGAGGACCTCACAAGCGCTCCTTGATGCTATACAGTCCAGTTGGAAAGATGAGAATCTGCTTATCATGAGCGATATGTATGGTGATCAATGGCCAAACGGCTTAATGCTGGATATTCTCGTAAAGCATGAGATTCATCATCGTGGTCAGATGACAGTCCTGATGCGTCAGGCAGGCCTTCGTGTGCCGGATCTTTACGGCCCGACAAAAGAGCAGTGGGCCGAGTACGGAGCGCTACCTCCAGTAATTTAG